GCATTAAAGTTATAGTAATAGTCATCGCTTTTTACAAAATGGAAAAAAGGTTCTGTACTGCTAACAAGTCGTTTCTGATATTGCCTTGGTGTCGGATTGAGCTTTACCCATGTAATATTATTTATAAGCTTTACAGGAATTTTTTTTAGAACCTCTATAGCAAATCTATACGGAATTAGTTGTAAACTGCCTTCTAAATATTTATCGCCTAAATTAAATACAATGCTTCCATCATCCCTTAAGATACGAACACATTCCGAAAAGACAGGAAGCAGATTATCTATATATTCTTCGATAGTTTTTTCATTTCCAATACCGCCACCATAGTCCCTTTGTTTAAAATACGGTGGAGATGTGATTATCAAATTTATTTTATTGTCAGGAATTAATTTTAATATACTTAAGTTATTTCCCTGTATTATCTTATCTAAGAAGTCTTTAAATGAAGGGATTACGGGTGTACCATATTGAATTATAGTTTCTGAGATTATATCTTGATTGCTTTTCGCTAAATATTTCTTTTGGCGAATTTTATCAATTTGTTTATGGCTTCTTATTTTCTTTAGCATTCTACAAACCTCCCATTTCAACATCTATTTGTATTTTTGATCTACAATCCTCCGAAAATACCCCTCACCCTAACCGTTCGGCTGAGCTCACGACGAAGCCCTCTCCCACAAGGGGAGAGGGAACTTTCTTCCGTACCCATCGAGGAAGAGGATAAAAATTGTCACGAATAAAACCCTTCCTATATATCATCATCTCCTGATAAATCCTACATCTCA
This genomic stretch from Nitrospirota bacterium harbors:
- a CDS encoding site-specific DNA-methyltransferase; the protein is MLKKIRSHKQIDKIRQKKYLAKSNQDIISETIIQYGTPVIPSFKDFLDKIIQGNNLSILKLIPDNKINLIITSPPYFKQRDYGGGIGNEKTIEEYIDNLLPVFSECVRILRDDGSIVFNLGDKYLEGSLQLIPYRFAIEVLKKIPVKLINNITWVKLNPTPRQYQKRLVSSTEPFFHFVKSDDYYYNFNAYMNNNGLRNKRSNGNNIGKKYFELIDHSNLTLEQKKMALCELQEVIEEVKTGKIESFRMKIKGIHSEPFGGQDGGRKYQLMKKGFTIIKIKGEPIKKDVIECAVETIKGCKHPAIYPLFIIKELIKLLSRPDDIVLDPFVGSGTTIVAAKELGRRYIGIDINEEYCKYARERLKNLDIEKPLELFV